In Candidatus Atribacteria bacterium, the following proteins share a genomic window:
- a CDS encoding sugar ABC transporter ATP-binding protein, whose amino-acid sequence MFIKECPKEIDHQKSNDGKSASQIFTICGALSFISEYKKSHPFIGGNPILKDETILQIENVTKDFPGIRALSNVSFKVKKGDIHGLCGENGAGKSTLVKILAGVYPHNTYQGTIYFNEKELKLTSSSIEEAIREGIATVYQEPVLVPQMTVGENIFLGREPEDKGIINWSKLFSDTKEILTKYKLNIPFFAKLSTLSVGQQQMVEIAKALSQEIKLLILDEPTSALTEAEVNYLMEILKNLKENGVTCIYISHRLEEFFRIADNITVLRDGLVVDTVRTADTTEEKVITMMVGREMKKRFPVKHSRPGEKILEVKDLSVSAQSKTVIKKVSFDLRKGEILGIAGLMGSGRTELVTALFGEYGHQIAGEIFLEGKPIKIRSAEDAINYGISLVPEDRKKMGLVLIQEVFKNISLPNLEKFSNAWSIDQYKELQECKKYADNLSIKTPSLFTITESLSGGNQQKVVIAKWLMSKPKILILDDPTRGIDVGTKYEIYNLINKLAENGVGIIMISSELEEVLGMSDRITVMREGECAGTLNRKDATQERIMALATNLKRNDRYNQ is encoded by the coding sequence ATGTTTATAAAGGAGTGCCCGAAGGAGATAGACCACCAAAAATCTAATGACGGAAAAAGTGCATCACAGATTTTTACTATCTGTGGTGCACTTTCTTTCATAAGTGAATACAAAAAAAGTCATCCCTTTATAGGGGGTAATCCTATTTTGAAAGATGAAACCATTTTACAAATTGAGAATGTAACAAAAGACTTTCCAGGTATCAGAGCACTATCCAATGTTTCCTTTAAAGTAAAAAAAGGGGATATTCATGGTTTGTGCGGAGAAAATGGTGCCGGGAAATCTACTTTAGTGAAGATTCTGGCTGGAGTTTATCCTCATAATACCTACCAAGGGACAATTTATTTTAATGAAAAAGAGCTAAAGTTAACTTCTTCTTCGATTGAAGAGGCAATAAGGGAAGGAATTGCCACTGTTTATCAGGAACCTGTTCTTGTTCCTCAAATGACAGTAGGGGAAAATATTTTTCTGGGAAGAGAACCGGAAGATAAAGGTATTATTAATTGGAGTAAATTATTTTCTGACACGAAAGAAATTCTTACAAAATATAAATTAAATATTCCTTTTTTTGCTAAATTATCCACGCTGAGCGTTGGACAGCAACAGATGGTTGAAATTGCTAAAGCTCTATCACAGGAGATTAAGCTTCTAATTTTGGACGAGCCCACTTCTGCCCTTACTGAGGCTGAAGTTAATTATTTAATGGAAATACTCAAGAACCTGAAAGAGAATGGAGTGACCTGTATCTATATTTCTCACAGGCTGGAGGAATTTTTTAGAATCGCGGATAATATTACCGTTCTTAGAGATGGTCTAGTCGTTGATACAGTAAGAACAGCGGATACCACCGAAGAGAAGGTCATTACCATGATGGTAGGACGCGAAATGAAAAAAAGGTTTCCTGTTAAACATTCCAGGCCGGGGGAAAAGATTTTGGAAGTGAAGGACTTATCGGTATCAGCTCAGAGTAAAACGGTAATCAAAAAGGTTTCATTCGATTTAAGAAAAGGAGAAATATTGGGGATAGCCGGACTTATGGGTTCCGGAAGAACCGAGCTTGTTACTGCACTATTTGGAGAGTATGGGCATCAGATTGCCGGAGAAATATTTTTGGAAGGAAAACCGATTAAGATTCGATCAGCAGAGGATGCGATTAATTATGGAATAAGCCTTGTTCCGGAAGATAGAAAAAAGATGGGGTTGGTATTAATTCAGGAAGTATTTAAAAATATTTCGTTGCCAAACCTTGAAAAATTTTCTAACGCATGGAGTATTGATCAGTATAAAGAATTACAGGAGTGTAAAAAATATGCTGACAATCTTAGCATTAAGACTCCTTCTCTTTTTACCATTACAGAATCTTTAAGTGGAGGTAATCAACAGAAGGTAGTTATAGCAAAGTGGTTAATGTCAAAACCGAAAATTCTTATTCTCGATGATCCGACCAGAGGGATTGATGTAGGGACTAAATATGAGATATATAACCTCATCAATAAACTTGCTGAAAATGGTGTAGGTATCATTATGATTTCTTCTGAGTTAGAAGAAGTGCTGGGAATGAGTGACCGGATCACGGTTATGCGCGAAGGAGAATGCGCTGGAACCTTAAACCGTAAAGATGCTACACAAGAAAGAATAATGGCTTTGGCTACAAATCTTAAAAGAAATGATAGGTATAATCAATGA